A genomic stretch from Vibrio coralliilyticus includes:
- a CDS encoding AMP-binding protein, translated as MIQPNELSKTTCALPPPNEMILRWAEERPNEVYLKQIINRQFVEFTYAEVADKALKLVSALQELGLQPRDKVALVSKNCAEWFICDLAMMLGDFVSVPIFPTAGADTIEYCVTHSESKALIGGKLDDAAATQQVLDSMPNLISIALPYDTAPKCQHSFNDLIAQSQPSTARPEHYDDKLMSLVYTSGTSGLPKGAMLTYGAFSWSVQQLIDHIGIQENDRLFSYLPLAHITERVYIFGSSIMGGVPTAFPESLDTFIEDVKMQRPTLFISVPRLWTLFQQRIQDKLPQKKLNILLKIPFINSLIKKKLADGLGLDQARVLGCGSAPVSPALLNWYHSVGLNITEAWGMTESFAYSTLNYPFRADKIGSVGNAGPGIELKIADDDEIMVRGKGLFSGYYKNDIATQESFDSEGWLHTGDIGSIDSDGYLTIQGRKKDTFKTAKGKFVAPVPIEKKLFEYSRVEMMCLIGLGLPAPILLVVPHDFPNFDRERYERTTNKVIKRMNAELESHEQIKGVLMIKEPWSIENGILTPTLKIKRHVLEQKYHDIGHNWPKGQLVVWED; from the coding sequence ATGATTCAGCCTAACGAGTTAAGCAAAACAACTTGTGCTCTCCCACCACCAAATGAAATGATCCTTCGCTGGGCAGAGGAACGCCCAAATGAAGTGTATCTAAAACAGATAATTAACCGTCAATTCGTTGAATTTACCTACGCAGAAGTTGCCGATAAAGCGCTTAAGCTGGTTTCTGCGTTGCAGGAATTAGGCTTGCAGCCTCGGGACAAAGTTGCTTTAGTCTCGAAAAACTGCGCTGAATGGTTTATTTGTGATTTAGCGATGATGCTTGGTGATTTTGTCAGTGTACCGATTTTTCCAACAGCAGGCGCGGACACAATTGAGTACTGTGTCACTCATAGCGAAAGTAAAGCCTTGATAGGAGGCAAGCTCGATGACGCAGCAGCAACCCAGCAAGTGCTGGATTCAATGCCAAACCTGATCAGTATTGCACTTCCCTACGATACCGCTCCAAAGTGTCAGCACAGCTTTAATGATTTAATCGCTCAGTCTCAGCCCAGTACGGCAAGACCTGAGCATTACGATGATAAGTTAATGTCGCTGGTTTATACATCAGGTACATCAGGTTTACCAAAAGGTGCGATGCTCACCTACGGAGCCTTTAGCTGGTCAGTACAACAATTGATCGATCATATTGGTATCCAAGAAAATGACCGCCTATTCTCTTATTTACCACTCGCCCACATTACTGAGCGAGTATATATCTTTGGTTCTTCTATCATGGGTGGCGTTCCAACCGCTTTCCCAGAATCGCTAGACACCTTCATTGAAGATGTAAAAATGCAAAGGCCAACGCTGTTCATCTCAGTTCCACGTTTATGGACACTGTTCCAGCAGCGAATTCAAGACAAGCTACCTCAGAAGAAACTCAATATCCTGCTCAAAATACCTTTCATTAACTCATTGATTAAGAAGAAACTGGCTGATGGCCTTGGCCTAGATCAAGCTCGTGTTCTGGGCTGTGGTTCTGCTCCAGTCTCACCAGCACTACTTAACTGGTATCACAGCGTCGGACTCAACATCACAGAAGCTTGGGGAATGACGGAATCATTCGCTTACAGCACGCTTAACTACCCATTTAGAGCCGACAAGATTGGCTCTGTCGGTAATGCAGGGCCTGGTATCGAGCTAAAAATCGCTGATGATGATGAGATCATGGTGCGCGGTAAGGGCCTTTTCTCCGGCTATTACAAGAACGACATTGCGACACAGGAGTCGTTTGACTCTGAAGGTTGGCTGCACACTGGTGATATTGGCTCCATTGACAGTGACGGCTACTTAACCATTCAGGGCCGCAAAAAAGACACCTTCAAGACCGCAAAAGGGAAATTTGTTGCGCCAGTCCCTATCGAGAAAAAACTCTTTGAGTACAGTCGTGTAGAAATGATGTGCTTGATTGGCCTTGGATTACCGGCACCAATCCTTTTGGTTGTACCGCATGACTTCCCTAACTTTGATCGTGAGCGCTATGAAAGAACAACAAACAAAGTGATCAAGAGAATGAACGCGGAGCTGGAATCTCATGAGCAAATCAAAGGTGTTCTGATGATAAAAGAGCCATGGAGTATTGAGAATGGCATTCTTACTCCGACGTTAAAGATCAAACGTCATGTCCTAGAACAGAAATATCATGACATCGGCCACAACTGGCCGAAAGGACAGCTTGTCGTCTGGGAAGACTAA
- a CDS encoding helix-turn-helix domain-containing protein, whose protein sequence is MDVLHKGYWLGQSISYVHKDTVRELERFFHLLDYGYDVSVLSEPDIDFCFFFYEENFESLFLTTAKICQNLHKHLVLLYRDHLDPEVEQLEVVFSTLDLNDKSIKPWVEELSKQVHYQFNKHQEILEIHKLPAIAEQKKISKDLVEILRYIDKNLSRTIREEDIAEYCHYSVTYFSKFFHKSIGVSFRDYLTLKRISLAKQLLSEKRKEKISFIAFQCGYNDVSYFARIFKKKTGFSPAIYRQLH, encoded by the coding sequence GTGGATGTATTGCATAAGGGATATTGGCTTGGCCAATCAATAAGTTACGTTCATAAAGATACGGTGAGAGAGTTAGAGAGATTTTTTCACCTTCTTGACTATGGTTATGACGTTTCAGTATTGAGTGAGCCAGACATCGATTTCTGTTTTTTTTTCTACGAAGAAAATTTTGAGTCGCTGTTTTTGACTACAGCAAAGATCTGTCAAAACCTACACAAACACCTTGTTCTGTTATATCGCGATCACTTGGATCCCGAAGTCGAGCAATTAGAAGTTGTCTTTTCAACACTCGATCTTAACGATAAGTCAATCAAACCTTGGGTCGAAGAGCTAAGTAAGCAAGTTCACTATCAGTTTAACAAGCACCAAGAGATCTTAGAGATCCATAAACTTCCCGCTATAGCAGAACAAAAGAAAATCAGTAAAGATCTGGTTGAGATTCTTAGGTACATTGATAAAAACCTATCACGCACCATTCGCGAAGAAGATATAGCTGAGTACTGTCATTACTCAGTAACCTATTTTTCTAAGTTCTTTCATAAGTCGATAGGAGTCAGCTTCAGAGACTATTTAACACTAAAAAGAATAAGCCTTGCAAAGCAACTGCTTAGTGAAAAGCGAAAAGAGAAAATTTCCTTCATCGCCTTTCAATGTGGCTACAATGATGTGTCTTACTTTGCGCGTATTTTTAAAAAGAAAACGGGCTTCAGTCCGGCTATTTATCGGCAACTTCACTAG
- a CDS encoding Flp family type IVb pilin codes for MNKVLNNIKAFLKDEEGLTVVEYVVGAGLLVAGLTGIFTTFSSTLTTQLGSIFS; via the coding sequence ATGAATAAAGTACTAAACAATATTAAAGCATTTCTTAAGGATGAAGAAGGTTTAACGGTCGTTGAATACGTTGTCGGTGCTGGCCTTCTTGTTGCGGGTTTAACGGGGATTTTTACCACCTTTAGTAGCACACTGACTACTCAACTAGGTAGTATCTTTAGTTAG
- a CDS encoding Flp family type IVb pilin, translated as MMHIKFFWDDEEGLTVVEYVVGAGLIVVGFAGLFIAFRGILTTEFASLFS; from the coding sequence ATGATGCACATAAAGTTTTTTTGGGATGATGAAGAAGGCTTGACTGTGGTGGAATATGTGGTTGGTGCTGGCCTGATCGTAGTGGGATTTGCTGGTTTATTTATTGCTTTTAGAGGAATACTGACCACTGAATTCGCATCATTATTTAGTTAG
- a CDS encoding A24 family peptidase, producing MNLLIWIVLFAVAVSDAKEHRIPNSFLLVITGLAIIEKTFISQDLSLLFWSFITGITCFICTLLLYFFKLMSPGDVKLLGVVGFWLGSEHITQAIFWIAVSSVVVGVFYALLRIAESPEKAKALFNKYSLLAMYGESGSKVVGGSFKRKMSDHYRMPFAPVVVLGIAIYFYFLN from the coding sequence ATGAATTTACTTATATGGATTGTATTGTTTGCTGTAGCCGTCTCCGATGCAAAAGAACATCGTATACCTAATTCTTTTTTATTAGTTATTACTGGTTTAGCAATTATTGAAAAAACTTTTATTTCTCAAGACCTTTCCCTTCTATTTTGGTCGTTTATTACTGGTATTACTTGCTTTATTTGTACGCTACTTCTTTACTTTTTTAAATTGATGTCACCAGGGGATGTAAAACTTTTGGGTGTGGTTGGTTTCTGGTTAGGAAGCGAACATATCACTCAGGCGATATTTTGGATTGCAGTGTCAAGCGTAGTAGTGGGTGTTTTCTATGCGTTGTTACGAATAGCGGAATCCCCAGAAAAAGCGAAGGCCTTATTTAATAAATACTCTCTTCTTGCTATGTATGGTGAATCTGGTTCGAAAGTTGTAGGTGGCTCGTTCAAAAGGAAGATGAGCGACCATTACAGAATGCCATTTGCTCCAGTCGTTGTGTTAGGAATTGCAATTTATTTTTATTTTTTGAATTAA
- a CDS encoding AAA family ATPase gives MVQVTSPIRHRTELTPQAPEPPVPTTFDDLGIPKAVVENLVIKHIAAYPKSDILQLTKLLCINSHLIEDMIASLRAKSLVEVFQAASSSFSVQTSGHVRYGLSEAGMQEADTAFVKDAYLGPVPVSLNAYSEMVTAQDVRAQMVNRDDVEYALSDVLGAHRMVGVLGPAINSGRALLLYGSAGSGKTFVATKILNSLNTSIYVPYSVFAAGNIIKVFSPQHHKRVRSDEIHSITFKEHFDRRWALCERPSIQVGGELTMDMLEVNHSEHNKVWMAPLQMMANNGIFIIDDLGRQPMPVDTLLNRWIVPMEYFYDYLNLPNGQQISIPFILTLAFSTNLDPEKISDPAFLRRLGYKIQFGPLLEEEYRELWGIISKSKDLSIGDGCFDTLFDLHRQHNVGFYPCLPKDIVGISRDIIIFEEVEPVISPEIVSRAWEVYFTADGKGGGDR, from the coding sequence ATGGTTCAGGTTACGTCTCCAATACGACATAGAACTGAGCTCACTCCGCAAGCTCCGGAGCCTCCGGTCCCAACCACTTTCGACGACTTGGGAATACCTAAAGCTGTGGTCGAAAACCTTGTTATCAAGCATATCGCTGCCTACCCCAAATCAGACATTCTTCAACTCACGAAACTCCTGTGTATCAACAGTCATTTGATTGAAGATATGATCGCATCTCTGAGAGCGAAATCTTTGGTTGAAGTGTTTCAGGCAGCCTCTAGCTCTTTTTCGGTTCAGACCAGTGGTCATGTGCGCTATGGCTTATCCGAAGCGGGGATGCAAGAAGCAGATACCGCTTTCGTTAAGGACGCATACTTGGGGCCGGTTCCAGTATCGCTGAATGCATACAGTGAGATGGTCACTGCCCAGGATGTAAGAGCGCAGATGGTCAATCGGGATGATGTCGAATACGCGCTATCCGATGTGCTGGGTGCTCACCGAATGGTTGGAGTATTAGGCCCAGCGATCAATTCTGGTCGTGCACTGCTTCTCTATGGCAGTGCGGGTTCTGGTAAAACGTTTGTCGCGACGAAGATTCTCAACTCTTTGAATACCTCTATTTATGTACCTTACTCGGTGTTTGCTGCAGGTAACATCATCAAAGTATTCTCGCCGCAACATCACAAACGCGTTCGCAGTGATGAAATTCATTCCATTACTTTCAAAGAGCATTTTGATCGCCGTTGGGCATTGTGTGAGAGGCCAAGTATCCAAGTCGGTGGTGAACTGACCATGGATATGCTGGAGGTCAATCACAGTGAACACAACAAAGTTTGGATGGCACCATTACAAATGATGGCAAACAACGGCATCTTTATTATCGATGATTTAGGTCGCCAGCCTATGCCTGTTGATACCTTGCTCAACCGTTGGATCGTGCCAATGGAATATTTTTATGACTACCTCAATCTTCCTAATGGTCAGCAGATCAGTATTCCATTTATCCTCACTCTGGCATTTTCTACGAACTTGGATCCGGAAAAGATCAGTGACCCGGCATTTTTACGTCGCTTAGGGTACAAAATCCAATTTGGGCCGTTATTAGAAGAGGAATACAGAGAGCTGTGGGGAATCATTTCTAAATCGAAAGATCTGTCCATTGGGGATGGATGCTTTGACACATTATTTGACTTACATCGTCAGCATAACGTGGGCTTTTATCCTTGTTTGCCCAAGGACATAGTCGGTATCAGCCGAGATATCATCATTTTTGAAGAAGTAGAACCCGTTATCTCCCCTGAAATAGTAAGCCGCGCGTGGGAAGTGTATTTCACTGCTGATGGCAAGGGAGGAGGTGATCGATGA
- the cpaB gene encoding Flp pilus assembly protein CpaB: MSRNQVILLFLLSIAFGLGAVFFAKQWMDRQMQPQTEVEVVEREPVIVSTQEILAGSVIEEQHITTKLLEKAWRDEFQFSNAEDLVGQVVATNIYPGEIVTTHRLARPGEGSTLASLIPENKRAVTIRVNDVIGVAGFLLPGNKVDVLNTIKYSSTSASTVTVLKEIKVLAVDQTAKTKENKPIIVRAVTLEVSPREAEKLLSAQSKGEIQLALRNPHEEEKVVKRYVAPSVTIIKGTESRNIRVKD; this comes from the coding sequence ATGAGTCGCAATCAGGTGATTTTACTTTTTTTACTCTCTATTGCATTTGGTTTAGGCGCCGTATTTTTTGCTAAACAGTGGATGGATAGACAAATGCAACCTCAGACAGAAGTCGAGGTGGTGGAAAGGGAGCCGGTGATTGTCAGTACGCAGGAAATTTTAGCGGGGAGTGTGATTGAAGAACAACACATCACCACCAAGCTGCTTGAGAAAGCATGGCGTGATGAGTTCCAGTTTTCTAACGCAGAAGATTTAGTTGGCCAAGTGGTGGCCACCAATATCTACCCGGGAGAGATTGTAACTACTCACCGTTTGGCTAGGCCTGGAGAAGGGTCAACCTTAGCGTCGTTAATCCCAGAGAATAAACGAGCCGTGACCATTCGAGTGAATGATGTTATCGGTGTGGCTGGGTTCCTACTGCCAGGGAATAAAGTCGATGTACTGAACACGATCAAATACAGTTCGACATCGGCCTCGACGGTGACGGTTCTGAAAGAGATTAAGGTGTTGGCTGTTGACCAGACAGCAAAAACCAAAGAGAACAAGCCGATTATTGTTCGCGCGGTGACGTTAGAAGTGTCACCAAGAGAAGCAGAGAAACTACTCTCTGCTCAGAGTAAAGGCGAAATTCAGCTTGCTCTACGTAATCCTCACGAAGAAGAAAAAGTCGTCAAACGCTACGTTGCACCCAGTGTCACCATTATCAAAGGCACCGAATCTCGCAACATCAGAGTCAAGGACTGA
- a CDS encoding type II and III secretion system protein family protein has translation MRNLIILISLLCFSAAGTHAATQSSKAVLVPHHKSTHVTLAGKAKRVSLGDPEVLDIVMLKSDEVFLIGKKLGSTNLMAWDSRGRLIESINIEVTHDLNSLKAKLFEFLPDEEIKVHSAQNRLILSGQISNQAAMNIALRVAETYAAGEEVDKQTVSLSKQVDKTGVINLMTIGGAQQVMLEVTVAEVQRSLVRKFDANFHFFQQSGDFGWGGTSAGGSIGDTGSGVIGPILNNPAIDSTGLLGTFIDGNTLFTFALDIAKQNGTAKVLAEPNLTALSGAKAEFLAGGEFPIPVPDDDGITIEYKEYGVGLKFIPTVLTDKKINLNLAIDVSEIANTSSLTLSPDLTNTTYVIPPITRRSASSTLELADGQTIGIAGLISENVRDIVGEMPGFSDIPILGQMFNSQEYISGETELVILVTPRLARPVDRNKVSLPTDSFVEPNDFEYYLLGRGAYISPDSPHQTHQVNDESFIDHSKGGTEGTFGHSL, from the coding sequence ATGCGAAATCTAATAATTCTAATCTCCTTATTGTGTTTTAGTGCAGCTGGTACCCATGCGGCAACCCAGTCAAGTAAGGCTGTTCTAGTTCCGCATCATAAATCTACTCACGTGACGTTAGCCGGAAAAGCTAAGCGAGTGTCGTTGGGTGATCCGGAAGTACTGGATATCGTGATGCTGAAATCTGATGAAGTGTTCTTGATTGGTAAAAAGCTCGGCTCAACCAACTTAATGGCTTGGGATAGCCGAGGACGGTTGATCGAATCGATTAATATTGAGGTGACGCATGATCTCAATAGCTTGAAAGCGAAGCTGTTTGAGTTTTTACCGGATGAAGAGATCAAAGTGCACAGTGCTCAAAACCGTCTGATCTTAAGTGGGCAAATCAGCAATCAAGCGGCAATGAACATTGCATTGAGAGTGGCGGAAACTTACGCTGCGGGTGAAGAAGTTGACAAACAGACGGTCTCATTAAGCAAACAAGTGGATAAAACGGGTGTCATCAACCTAATGACTATTGGTGGTGCTCAGCAAGTCATGCTGGAAGTCACCGTCGCTGAAGTTCAAAGAAGCTTAGTACGTAAGTTTGATGCGAATTTTCACTTCTTTCAACAAAGCGGTGACTTCGGTTGGGGAGGAACCTCTGCTGGTGGGAGTATTGGTGATACTGGCAGCGGCGTGATTGGTCCCATTCTGAATAACCCCGCAATCGATAGTACGGGTTTATTGGGCACTTTCATTGATGGCAATACCTTATTCACTTTTGCCCTTGATATTGCCAAGCAAAACGGGACGGCGAAAGTGTTAGCTGAACCAAACTTGACTGCATTAAGTGGTGCTAAAGCCGAGTTCCTAGCGGGGGGAGAGTTCCCAATCCCTGTACCAGATGATGATGGTATTACTATTGAATACAAAGAGTATGGGGTTGGGCTGAAGTTTATTCCGACCGTACTCACAGACAAGAAAATTAACCTCAACCTTGCTATTGATGTCAGCGAAATTGCTAATACATCCTCGTTAACACTCAGCCCAGACCTGACTAATACCACCTACGTTATTCCTCCGATTACGAGACGAAGCGCCTCTTCGACACTGGAATTAGCGGATGGTCAAACCATAGGTATTGCAGGCCTTATTAGTGAAAACGTCAGAGATATTGTCGGAGAAATGCCCGGCTTTAGTGATATTCCCATCCTAGGCCAAATGTTTAACAGTCAAGAGTATATTTCGGGTGAAACTGAACTGGTTATTTTAGTCACCCCAAGGCTGGCAAGGCCGGTGGACCGTAATAAAGTGTCGCTACCCACAGACTCCTTTGTGGAGCCGAACGACTTTGAGTATTACTTGCTAGGTCGCGGTGCATATATTTCTCCAGATAGCCCTCACCAGACCCACCAAGTCAATGATGAAAGTTTTATTGATCATTCAAAAGGTGGCACTGAAGGCACATTTGGTCACAGCTTATAG
- a CDS encoding Tad domain-containing protein has translation MNLARRCRGTPNRQRGLVLVMVTVAMLALMGVAALSIDVNHAILNKTRLQNSVDAAALAAAIVMDSEGTNADATSAANTTLSNMAGATGNDEMDFSSASVSIEYSNDPAIFPQASYNANLDTYVRVTVSTYPLDNFFASIFGVNKQLGASAVAGPSPGADAVNVVPMAVCEGDDGGSSGYTSGDLYALKLADQKLSSMGSGNYQLLDFGSGASTVREGLAGKYVGSVAIGDTVTTKPGNSVGPVGQGLNTRLGIYSGGGVSSSDYPPDIYVREPATPATADSDGNITYTDTSGAGGTPWGYEDYQDALPDCTGDADCRIASGGQHDRRILVVPIVDCSSASGGTSSFTVTALGCFFMLQEAPSNNGSKQPVIGEYLEDCSARGGNPGQNSSSDGPYLIVLYKDPSGEES, from the coding sequence ATGAATTTGGCAAGGCGATGCCGGGGAACGCCAAACCGGCAAAGAGGCTTAGTATTAGTCATGGTGACTGTTGCAATGCTCGCTTTGATGGGAGTTGCAGCTTTATCTATAGATGTGAACCACGCGATTCTAAACAAGACACGCTTACAAAATAGTGTTGACGCAGCAGCGCTGGCCGCCGCAATTGTGATGGATAGCGAAGGGACTAACGCCGATGCCACATCAGCTGCGAATACTACTCTGAGTAATATGGCTGGAGCGACCGGTAACGATGAGATGGATTTCTCCTCTGCCAGTGTTTCGATTGAATATTCTAATGATCCCGCTATTTTTCCTCAGGCAAGCTACAACGCTAACTTAGATACCTATGTCCGTGTCACAGTCAGCACTTACCCACTCGACAACTTTTTTGCCAGTATTTTTGGGGTTAATAAGCAACTCGGAGCGAGCGCGGTTGCAGGACCTAGCCCAGGAGCAGATGCTGTCAATGTTGTGCCTATGGCGGTATGTGAAGGTGATGATGGCGGCTCATCGGGCTATACGTCAGGAGATTTGTATGCTCTCAAGTTGGCTGATCAAAAACTAAGCTCCATGGGGAGTGGTAATTATCAACTTTTGGACTTTGGTTCAGGTGCAAGCACAGTAAGAGAAGGATTAGCTGGAAAGTATGTGGGAAGCGTTGCCATCGGCGATACTGTGACAACCAAGCCGGGTAATTCTGTCGGGCCTGTCGGGCAAGGTTTGAATACGCGTTTGGGGATTTATAGTGGGGGGGGTGTTTCTTCAAGTGATTACCCACCTGATATATATGTCAGAGAGCCAGCAACACCAGCAACTGCAGACAGTGATGGCAATATTACTTATACCGATACCAGCGGCGCAGGCGGGACGCCATGGGGCTATGAGGATTATCAAGATGCTCTTCCTGACTGTACAGGGGATGCTGACTGTCGAATCGCGTCTGGAGGTCAGCATGACAGAAGAATACTGGTTGTTCCTATAGTTGACTGCTCTTCTGCAAGTGGTGGTACAAGCTCATTTACGGTCACTGCCCTTGGGTGCTTTTTTATGCTTCAAGAAGCACCATCAAACAATGGTAGTAAACAGCCAGTGATTGGTGAATATCTTGAAGACTGTTCTGCCAGAGGAGGCAATCCAGGTCAGAACTCTAGTAGTGATGGGCCTTACCTCATTGTGTTGTATAAAGATCCGAGTGGGGAGGAGTCATGA
- a CDS encoding TadE/TadG family type IV pilus assembly protein, translating to MMHPNYSTKKLRQRGLAAVEMLIAVPVLMMVLMSITEFGNAFIQYATLNKMAQSGVRYATAGVTGTATYDQIADVDEIKNMVVYGHTGTGSISLMSGISTSDVVVNHSSGYVTITINHTYTPIISGFSSTINFNVPLNASAMMRTAP from the coding sequence ATGATGCATCCCAACTACTCGACGAAAAAACTGAGACAAAGGGGCTTAGCAGCCGTCGAGATGCTGATTGCCGTCCCTGTCTTGATGATGGTCTTAATGTCGATTACCGAGTTCGGTAACGCATTTATCCAATACGCAACGCTAAATAAGATGGCGCAGAGTGGCGTTCGCTATGCAACAGCAGGAGTGACTGGGACGGCGACCTACGACCAAATCGCTGATGTTGATGAGATAAAAAATATGGTCGTGTACGGCCATACAGGAACGGGTTCCATATCGTTGATGTCTGGTATCAGCACGTCAGATGTTGTCGTTAATCACTCTAGTGGTTATGTCACTATTACGATCAATCATACCTATACCCCGATTATCTCTGGCTTTAGTTCCACCATTAACTTTAATGTGCCGCTTAATGCCTCAGCCATGATGAGGACGGCGCCATGA
- a CDS encoding TadE/TadG family type IV pilus assembly protein translates to MKLQKGVTIIEFTLVSTTLLLLIFAVIEVGRYVYSLQVMNDMTRVAARLAVVCRVQDQNDIPALALSDNAPVGFTAANLTVEYLDASGNVVTGTLTDNDVFSTIEYVRARVVDFDYQFTGLLSFVSLTGLLAVPEFETTRPRENLGHHRETPTNPTNSTDC, encoded by the coding sequence ATGAAGCTGCAAAAAGGGGTCACCATCATAGAGTTTACCTTAGTGTCGACGACGTTATTACTGCTCATTTTTGCTGTAATTGAAGTCGGGCGCTATGTCTATTCACTACAAGTGATGAATGATATGACTCGGGTCGCGGCGAGACTGGCAGTGGTATGCCGAGTTCAAGACCAAAATGATATTCCAGCTTTAGCTTTATCTGACAATGCCCCTGTGGGGTTCACCGCCGCTAACTTAACGGTGGAGTATCTTGATGCTTCGGGAAATGTCGTGACAGGAACTCTGACAGATAACGATGTGTTTTCTACAATTGAATATGTAAGAGCAAGAGTTGTCGATTTTGATTATCAATTTACGGGCTTGCTGAGCTTTGTCAGCTTAACGGGGTTGTTAGCCGTACCAGAATTCGAGACAACACGTCCAAGAGAAAACTTAGGTCATCATCGAGAGACGCCGACAAATCCAACCAATAGCACGGATTGTTAG
- a CDS encoding AAA family ATPase yields the protein MGEAVKLTPNGDSPIRLKTSLTVWVFYSSDAFHLHISHELSKCQSISFEMISFHGLVVSNLSHFAPPDLIFVETGPNWAQKIVELQQFEAPESHDTGHDASLIVFGNESDNGALKIALRIGATDFMSDKATLEELVPLLKNIAEEKVASRHLGELLVFMNTKGGAGASMLALNTAITIAKRHPDEVLLLDLDMQFGVIEDYLNVNSTYGLADAIANVSDLDEVSLGSLVTKHESGLHVIGFKRESSHDNFEKAHHMNKLIPLLRERYPYVIVDLSRGLDRLFASVISPATKIFLITQQNLVAIKNTTQILKLLTFEFGVSKEQMEVVVNRYEKRQSIKLKDVKDTVGNIEVHTVPNEFKVAIESANLGRPFIQAKKSSSIAKSVRKFANTLLPDQDVKKGWFKKLFS from the coding sequence ATGGGAGAGGCGGTTAAGCTAACACCGAATGGAGATAGTCCAATCCGATTAAAAACGAGCTTAACAGTTTGGGTATTTTATTCGTCTGATGCTTTTCATCTACACATCAGTCACGAGCTATCAAAATGCCAAAGCATCAGTTTCGAAATGATTTCATTTCATGGGTTGGTGGTGAGCAATTTGTCTCATTTTGCACCGCCGGACCTTATTTTTGTCGAGACTGGGCCTAACTGGGCGCAGAAAATTGTTGAGCTACAGCAGTTTGAAGCACCTGAATCCCATGATACTGGGCATGATGCATCGCTGATCGTTTTTGGTAATGAGAGTGACAATGGAGCCTTGAAAATCGCTTTGCGAATAGGCGCCACAGACTTTATGTCTGACAAAGCCACGCTTGAAGAACTTGTACCGCTTTTAAAAAATATCGCTGAAGAAAAAGTGGCCAGCCGCCACTTAGGTGAATTACTGGTGTTTATGAATACCAAAGGGGGCGCTGGTGCCTCTATGCTGGCACTCAATACGGCGATTACGATAGCGAAAAGGCACCCAGATGAAGTGTTACTACTCGATCTTGATATGCAGTTTGGTGTGATTGAAGATTACCTGAATGTTAATAGCACTTATGGCCTCGCTGATGCCATCGCCAATGTGTCTGACTTGGATGAAGTCTCCTTAGGTAGCTTAGTCACCAAGCATGAATCTGGTTTGCATGTAATTGGTTTCAAAAGAGAAAGTAGTCACGATAATTTTGAAAAAGCCCATCATATGAATAAGCTCATTCCGCTATTGAGAGAGCGTTATCCTTATGTGATTGTGGATTTATCTCGAGGTTTAGACCGATTGTTTGCTTCGGTGATCTCCCCAGCAACAAAGATATTTTTGATTACCCAGCAAAATTTAGTCGCGATTAAAAATACCACTCAAATTCTGAAATTACTGACATTCGAATTTGGTGTATCCAAGGAACAGATGGAAGTAGTAGTTAATCGATATGAGAAGCGTCAGTCAATCAAACTCAAAGATGTTAAAGATACCGTAGGTAATATAGAAGTTCATACCGTACCTAATGAGTTTAAGGTGGCTATCGAAAGTGCCAATCTTGGTCGCCCATTTATTCAAGCTAAGAAAAGCAGCTCAATCGCTAAGTCTGTCAGAAAATTCGCCAACACCTTATTACCCGACCAAGACGTCAAAAAAGGTTGGTTTAAAAAGCTATTTTCATAG